The Panthera uncia isolate 11264 chromosome C1 unlocalized genomic scaffold, Puncia_PCG_1.0 HiC_scaffold_3, whole genome shotgun sequence genomic sequence TGATTCTACATTACAAAAAGGGGAGATCTTCAGGATATGTAATGGGTTGAGATTTATTaatgcatgtgtttattttcatctaCATTTCTTCTACTCACTCTCCCTACCAGGAGAATTTTGTGTTTGCCTTTTAAGCTTTATagtctcttcccttttccctgtataaaaacaatagaaagtgctggaggggcaagggagaggtTTTTGTTCCTGAGTCAGTTCCTCTGGAAAGGAGAATCCCAGGATTTGGTAAAGAATAGAGAAAAGTaacaaagcagccagagagacTCAGGCTGTACCACCAGGATAAAAcatgatttgggggtggggaagggggtggcaagggagaaagagacaaaagaaaccaCTCTGGATGTTAGAGAGTATTTGGGGGTGTTCAGTGAGGGAATCTTGAGCATCTGTGCTCAGGATATGGGATAATTCAAGAGGAGAGAAAGTAGGAGTTTTAGAAATATGAGTTATGAAATGGATTCTCTACAATAAGTGTTGGGCTAGGCTTTTAGGATGCCACCCATTGTCTGCATACATTGGACCACTGGGCGCTAGACAAAGACTTAATCCAAACTCAGTATAGCCATCCTTAGAAAAGAGAGTGGAATTAGAAGTTAAaaagtaacttattttttatctataaatGTCGTGCAGCTGACCcatgaacaacatgggtttgaacttcaTAGGTCccattatatgtggatttttttcaataaatacaatataataaatgtattttctctatcTTATGATGttcttaataacactttcttttctctagctgacTTTATTATGAGAATACAAGATAGaatacacataatatacaaaatatgtgttaattgactgtttatgttatcggtaaggcttctggtcaacagaaGGCTACTAGTAGTTACCtttctggggagtcaaaagtgTGGAATTTTGATGGTGTGGGGGATCAAGGCCCCTAACCCCTGCATGGTTCAGGCATCAAATGTACTATTCAAATGTATACATAAGCTCATTCTATTTACCTTATTgttaattaataaatacaaagcaTTGCATTCCCACGTTCATTGCTGAAGGAGCAGCTCAGGGACCTCCAACACTGCAGGAGCCACTCAGTGCTGTAAGAGGAGACCACTGGGCTCAGTGACTGGGCTGCAGTGGGTTTGGCTGAGGGATGGGTTATGATTTGGGAGACCATGGGTGACTTAGATGTTCAAAGGCAGCACAGTTGTCCAGATGACTTTATGCCAGTGGTCCAGAGCAACCCAACAGAGGTTGCTTAGAAACAAACCCAAGGTCCCCAGCTCTTGTTGGAATGTTCATTTACATACTCACCAAACATGCTACCTCTTCTGCTCATTCACCAGGACTTGTGAAGCTGCTTTGAACAGCACTAACCCCCTACCTACTTTTTAATGTGTGGGTTTACGATCTCTAGTTATAAAAGTTTACCCCAACCCTCCAGAGTCAACAAAGTAATGGAAGAAGTGCTCATGAGGAAGGGTGTCTGGACCGAGACCCAGATGCTTATGCCAAAAGGCTCTCCTTCCTCTTGACAACGTCTCACTCACTACCAGGGGTGTTTCCTAGGCCAACATGGCCTCAGGGGAGTCCTCACCCTTTCCCTCAGATCTTGACCCTGTGGCTGCAGGAGGGCAAGCACATCAGATAAGAAAATGGAATCCATAGAGCCACTCGCACAGAAGCAGGGGCATCATCATGAGGCTCCTGAGAAGATCTGATTTCACAGGCTTTCAACATCCAGAAAACTGAACCCTGAGTTTACATATAGCAATCATGCTGCCATAAGGGCCTCAGCATGGCCAGATCCTCTCCTCAACAGAGGGCAGGAAAGaggcaccccccaacccccaaatctCCAGCTAACTTGCACAGGGAAGTTTATTAGCAGAATTCTAGAATACTCAGGATCCCAGGCTGGGATTGCAGCAGCTTGGTAGGCTTGTTCATATCTGTACAGACCTTTCCCTTTGTTGAGAAGCAAGAGGAAGGCTTTCTGATAGAAAAGCATAAATATGGACCAAATACACAGGATGTCACTGTGAATTGCATTCAGAGCTTTATTCTTGCCAAAGTTTGGGGGTGCGCTAACTCTGGCAGGCTGCCTTGATAGAGAAGCACAGTGCACGGTGAAGCAGTGAGATTCTACATCACCAGGAATACAGGGAGGGGGCCAGAGGCTGGTGAAGGTTCCAGAAGGTAGAGCAGGGCCATTCTGTATTTAACAGCAGCAGTCATCCTCATGATCACAGCATGCAGGACCTCGGGACCTCATAGGGATAATTCCCAAACAGCAGCACCCAGAACCATAGCACCCGGAGCTACAGCACCCAGAGCCACAGCACCCGGAGCTACAGCACCCAGAATCTTCACAGCAGCCAGATGATCCTGAGTTGCAGTCCTGGGGCCGTTGGATCCAGCGTCTCAGGGGACTCACCCCGAAGGTCCGGGGAGCCAGACAGCAGTAGCTGGTGGAACTGGGAGCAGAGGATGGGTCAGGGGTGCAGCACGACATGGCCAAGCCACTTGTGGGAGCCTGAACGTAGTAGGTCTGGCCAGAAGAAGGGCCCTGTACATAGCACGTCTGGGTCTGACAGGGGGCTGGGCACTTCACATAGGTTGTCTGGCACGGAGCTGGGCACTTCCCATACGTctggcacagagct encodes the following:
- the CC1H1orf68 gene encoding skin-specific protein 32, with the protein product MCDQQKQPQFPPSCVKGSGLGAVQSTKGTSLKGPAPSQTQTCMKCPAPCQTQTYVKHVTPCPTQTYVKYQVPCQTQTYVKYAAPCQTYVKCPTPCQTTYVKCPALCQTYGKCPAPCQTTYVKCPAPCQTQTCYVQGPSSGQTYYVQAPTSGLAMSCCTPDPSSAPSSTSYCCLAPRTFGVSPLRRWIQRPQDCNSGSSGCCEDSGCCSSGCCGSGCCSSGCYGSGCCCLGIIPMRSRGPACCDHEDDCCC